The following proteins are encoded in a genomic region of Nitratireductor sp. GISD-1A_MAKvit:
- a CDS encoding ABC transporter ATP-binding protein, producing the protein MNPRPDPAQLNAPDDGIARGGVLLDVKNVSLAFGGVKAITDISLNVLKGEIRAIIGPNGAGKTSMLNVINGFYTPQQGTIIFRGRERRSMKPHQAVGQGIARTFQNVALFKGMSTLDNIMAGRSVRMKRNIGWQMLWHGPALREEIEHREKVEEIIDFLEIQHIRRTPVGKLPYGLQKRVELGRALAMEPTLLLLDEPMAGMNLEEKEDMSRFIIDVNQQRGTTIALIEHDMGVVMDLSDRVVVLDYGKKIADGSPDEVKNNQDVIDAYLGVPH; encoded by the coding sequence ATGAATCCGCGTCCCGATCCCGCTCAACTCAACGCGCCCGATGATGGCATCGCCAGGGGCGGCGTGCTTCTCGATGTGAAAAACGTCTCGCTCGCCTTCGGCGGCGTCAAGGCGATCACCGACATTTCGCTCAACGTTCTGAAGGGCGAGATCCGCGCCATCATCGGTCCCAACGGTGCCGGCAAGACCTCCATGCTCAACGTCATCAACGGCTTCTACACGCCGCAGCAGGGCACAATCATCTTTCGCGGGCGCGAGCGCCGTTCGATGAAGCCGCATCAGGCGGTGGGGCAGGGCATCGCCCGCACCTTCCAGAACGTCGCTCTCTTCAAGGGCATGTCGACGCTCGACAACATCATGGCCGGACGCTCTGTCCGGATGAAGCGCAACATTGGCTGGCAGATGCTGTGGCATGGGCCGGCATTGCGCGAAGAGATCGAACACCGCGAGAAGGTCGAAGAGATCATCGATTTCCTCGAGATCCAGCACATTCGCCGCACCCCGGTGGGCAAGCTGCCCTATGGCCTGCAAAAGCGCGTCGAGCTTGGCCGCGCGCTTGCCATGGAGCCGACGCTTCTTCTCCTCGACGAACCCATGGCGGGCATGAACCTTGAGGAGAAGGAAGACATGAGCCGCTTCATCATTGACGTGAACCAGCAGCGCGGCACCACCATCGCGCTGATCGAGCACGATATGGGCGTGGTCATGGACCTGTCCGACCGCGTGGTGGTGCTCGATTACGGCAAGAAGATCGCCGACGGCTCGCCCGACGAGGTGAAGAACAATCAGGACGTGATCGACGCCTATCTGGGCGTGCCGCACTAG
- a CDS encoding branched-chain amino acid ABC transporter permease, which translates to MEFLNDVLVKPFADMAAAPDFLLQVLWEGLVGGVLYALIALGFVLIYKSSRIFNFAQGIMVVFAALTLVGLYEKGVPALLALPLTLGVMLILAMTIERVVLRPLVNQPDIILFMATIGITLFLIGFGELIFGGENKVMITEQLFIPTGSIVFEPFGGFVSIEEKDLTAVIGAMVLVAALLVFLNKSKIGRAIRALGDDHQAALSVGISLSTIWVIVWFIAGVIALATGIVWGARAGVSFALEVIAFKALPVLMLGGLESVMGAIIGGLAIGILEKLFEIYWGQPLLGGNTEAWFAYMLALLVLLFRPQGLFGEKIIERV; encoded by the coding sequence ATGGAATTCTTGAACGATGTTCTTGTAAAGCCCTTCGCGGACATGGCCGCAGCGCCGGATTTCCTGCTTCAGGTGCTCTGGGAAGGGCTGGTCGGCGGGGTGCTCTATGCGCTGATCGCGCTTGGCTTCGTGCTGATCTACAAATCCTCGCGCATCTTCAACTTTGCGCAGGGCATCATGGTGGTGTTTGCCGCCCTCACACTGGTAGGCCTCTATGAAAAAGGCGTTCCCGCACTTCTTGCACTGCCGCTCACGCTGGGCGTGATGCTCATCTTGGCAATGACCATCGAGCGCGTGGTGCTGCGTCCGCTGGTCAATCAGCCCGACATCATCCTTTTCATGGCGACCATCGGCATCACCCTGTTCCTGATCGGTTTCGGCGAACTGATTTTTGGTGGCGAAAACAAGGTCATGATCACCGAGCAGCTCTTCATCCCCACCGGCAGCATCGTGTTCGAGCCGTTTGGTGGTTTCGTCTCCATTGAGGAGAAAGACCTCACGGCGGTTATCGGCGCCATGGTGCTCGTGGCGGCTCTTCTCGTCTTCCTCAACAAATCCAAGATCGGCCGCGCCATCCGGGCGCTTGGCGATGACCACCAGGCCGCGCTTTCGGTCGGCATTTCGCTCTCCACCATCTGGGTCATCGTCTGGTTCATCGCCGGCGTCATTGCGCTCGCGACGGGCATTGTCTGGGGCGCGCGCGCCGGTGTGTCGTTTGCGCTGGAGGTCATCGCATTCAAGGCGCTGCCGGTGCTCATGCTGGGCGGTCTGGAAAGCGTCATGGGCGCGATCATCGGCGGGCTGGCCATCGGCATTCTGGAAAAGCTCTTCGAGATCTACTGGGGCCAGCCGCTGCTTGGCGGCAACACCGAAGCCTGGTTCGCCTACATGCTGGCGCTGCTCGTGCTTCTCTTCCGCCCGCAGGGGCTGTTTGGCGAAAAAATCATCGAGCGGGTTTGA
- a CDS encoding branched-chain amino acid ABC transporter permease, translating to MFYRTAGQFKTSYEADHALFPVRQDAILLGVVLVFAFVIFPLTASEFTFRALLIPVLIYSLAALGLNILTGYAGQLSLGTGAFMGVGAYACYKLVTIFPEMNIVLAIALSGFLSAAIGVLFGLPSLRIKGFYLAIATLAAQFFLVWLFQKWAWLYNYNASGAIQVPNIEMFGITVAGPRATAITQYYFVLCVVCVITFFAINITRGRIGRMWKAVRDMDIAAELVGINLMRSKLMAFFVSSYVVGIAGALFVFLWRGAAEANLFDIPLSFRVLFIAIIGGLGSILGNFLGAILIVALPVIIGSVPQAFGIPLDSAMVEHLNIMIIGALIIAFLIIEPHGLARFWAMIREKFILWPFPH from the coding sequence ATGTTCTACCGCACAGCAGGCCAGTTCAAGACAAGTTATGAAGCCGATCACGCGCTGTTTCCGGTGCGGCAGGATGCCATACTGCTCGGCGTCGTTCTGGTCTTCGCCTTTGTCATCTTCCCGCTCACGGCGAGCGAATTCACCTTTCGCGCGCTTCTGATCCCGGTCCTCATCTATTCGCTGGCAGCGCTTGGCCTGAACATATTGACGGGCTATGCGGGGCAATTGTCGCTCGGCACCGGCGCGTTCATGGGCGTGGGCGCCTATGCCTGCTACAAGCTCGTCACCATCTTTCCCGAAATGAACATCGTCCTGGCCATTGCGCTGTCCGGCTTCTTGTCGGCGGCCATTGGCGTTCTGTTCGGCTTGCCGTCACTGCGCATCAAGGGTTTTTACCTCGCCATTGCCACGCTGGCCGCGCAGTTCTTCCTCGTCTGGCTGTTCCAGAAATGGGCGTGGCTCTACAACTACAACGCCTCCGGCGCGATCCAGGTGCCCAATATCGAGATGTTCGGCATCACTGTCGCCGGTCCGCGCGCCACGGCCATCACGCAATACTACTTCGTCCTGTGCGTGGTCTGCGTCATCACCTTCTTCGCCATAAACATCACGCGCGGGCGCATCGGTCGCATGTGGAAGGCGGTGCGCGACATGGATATCGCCGCAGAGCTTGTCGGCATCAATCTGATGCGCTCCAAGCTCATGGCGTTCTTTGTGTCATCCTATGTGGTGGGCATTGCCGGCGCGCTGTTCGTCTTTCTGTGGCGCGGGGCGGCAGAGGCGAACCTGTTCGACATTCCATTGTCCTTCCGCGTGCTGTTCATCGCGATTATTGGCGGGCTCGGCTCGATCCTTGGAAATTTCCTTGGCGCGATCCTCATCGTCGCCCTGCCGGTCATCATTGGCAGCGTGCCGCAGGCGTTCGGCATCCCGCTCGATTCCGCCATGGTCGAGCATTTGAACATCATGATCATCGGTGCCCTCATCATCGCTTTCCTGATCATCGAGCCGCATGGGCTCGCGCGCTTCTGGGCGATGATCCGCGAGAAATTCATTCTTTGGCCTTTCCCGCACTAG